A window of the Parabacteroides merdae ATCC 43184 genome harbors these coding sequences:
- the rplK gene encoding 50S ribosomal protein L11 encodes MAKEVAGQIKLQIKGGAANPSPPVGPALGSKGINIMEFCKQFNARTQDKAGKILPVVITYYADKSFDFVVKTPPVAIQLLEASKQKSGSAEPNRKKIAEISWDQVKTIAEDKLVDLNCFTVESAMRMVAGTARSMGITVKGTFPGNN; translated from the coding sequence ATGGCTAAAGAAGTTGCTGGACAAATCAAATTGCAGATTAAAGGAGGAGCAGCAAACCCTTCTCCCCCTGTAGGACCTGCTCTGGGTTCTAAGGGTATTAATATTATGGAGTTTTGCAAGCAATTTAATGCCAGAACCCAAGACAAGGCCGGTAAGATATTACCTGTTGTAATCACTTACTATGCCGATAAGTCTTTCGACTTTGTTGTAAAAACTCCTCCTGTTGCTATCCAGTTGTTGGAAGCTTCCAAACAGAAGAGTGGTTCTGCTGAGCCGAATCGTAAGAAGATTGCAGAAATCTCTTGGGATCAGGTAAAAACTATTGCAGAGGACAAGTTGGTCGATCTGAACTGCTTCACTGTCGAGTCAGCTATGAGAATGGTTGCCGGAACAGCAAGAAGTATGGGTATCACTGTTAAAGGGACATTCCCGGGTAATAATTAA
- the rplA gene encoding 50S ribosomal protein L1 — protein MSKLTKNQKLALGKIEAGKAYTLKEASALVKEITTTKFDASVDVDVRLGVDPRKANQMVRGVVSLPHGTGKQVRVLALCTPDKEAEATAAGADYVGLDEYIEKIKGGWTDIDVIITMPSIMGKIGALGRVLGPRGLMPNPKSGTVTNEIGNAVKEVKQGKIDFKVDKSGIVHTSIGKISFNSDQIRDNAKEFISTLLKLKPSAAKGTYIKSIYLSSTMSAGIKIDPKSVEEN, from the coding sequence ATGAGTAAACTTACAAAAAATCAAAAGTTGGCTTTGGGCAAGATTGAAGCTGGGAAAGCGTACACATTGAAAGAAGCTTCAGCTTTGGTAAAAGAAATTACTACTACTAAGTTTGATGCCTCTGTAGATGTTGATGTTCGTTTAGGTGTTGACCCTCGTAAAGCTAACCAAATGGTGAGAGGTGTGGTTTCACTGCCTCACGGAACGGGTAAGCAGGTTCGGGTTCTCGCATTATGTACACCAGACAAGGAAGCTGAAGCTACTGCTGCAGGTGCTGACTATGTTGGATTGGACGAGTATATTGAAAAGATTAAAGGCGGTTGGACTGATATTGACGTAATTATCACTATGCCTTCTATCATGGGTAAGATTGGTGCTTTGGGTAGAGTATTAGGTCCGCGTGGTTTGATGCCTAACCCGAAGAGTGGTACGGTTACCAATGAAATTGGAAACGCAGTGAAAGAAGTTAAGCAAGGTAAGATCGACTTTAAGGTAGACAAATCCGGTATCGTTCACACTTCAATCGGTAAGATTTCTTTCAATTCCGATCAGATTCGTGACAATGCTAAGGAATTTATTTCAACTCTTTTGAAGTTGAAACCGTCTGCAGCTAAAGGTACATATATAAAGAGCATTTATCTTTCAAGTACAATGAGTGCGGGTATTAAAATTGACCCCAAATCAGTTGAAGAAAACTAA
- the rplL gene encoding 50S ribosomal protein L7/L12, translating to MADLKAFAEQLVNLTVKEVSELATILKEEYGIEPAAAAVAVAGPAAGGAAAAAEEKTSFDVVLKAAGANKLAIVKLVKELTGLGLKEAKDMVDGAPSAIKEGIAKADAEALKKQLEEAGAEVELK from the coding sequence ATGGCAGATTTGAAAGCTTTTGCAGAACAATTAGTAAACCTGACCGTAAAAGAAGTTAGCGAACTGGCTACAATCCTGAAAGAAGAATATGGTATCGAACCTGCAGCTGCAGCTGTTGCTGTTGCTGGTCCTGCTGCTGGTGGCGCTGCTGCCGCTGCAGAAGAAAAAACTTCTTTTGACGTAGTATTGAAAGCAGCTGGTGCAAACAAGCTGGCTATCGTTAAGTTAGTAAAAGAATTAACTGGTCTTGGTTTGAAAGAAGCTAAAGATATGGTTGACGGTGCTCCTAGCGCTATCAAAGAAGGAATCGCTAAAGCTGATGCTGAAGCATTGAAGAAACAGTTGGAAGAAGCTGGAGCTGAAGTTGAGCTTAAATAG
- the tuf gene encoding elongation factor Tu has product MAKEKFDRSKPHVNIGTIGHVDHGKTTLTAAITTVLAKKGLSELRSFDSIDNAPEEKERGITINTSHVEYSTANRHYAHVDCPGHADYVKNMVTGAAQMDGAIIVVAATDGPMPQTREHILLARQVNVPRLVVFMNKCDMVDDEEMLELVEMEMRELLSFYDFDGDNTPIIRGSALGALNGDPKWEEKVMELMEACDTWIPLPPREVDKPFLMPIEDVFSITGRGTVATGRIETGIVKVGDEVQIIGLGADGKKSVVTGVEMFRKLLDQGEAGDNVGLLLRGIDKNEIKRGMVICHPGQVKEHSRFKAEVYILKKEEGGRHTPFHNKYRPQFYIRTLDVTGEITLPEGTEMVMPGDNVTIDVELIYPVACNVGLRFAIREGGRTVGAGQITELEN; this is encoded by the coding sequence ATGGCAAAAGAGAAATTTGACAGATCGAAACCACATGTGAACATTGGTACGATTGGTCACGTTGACCACGGTAAAACAACTTTGACAGCTGCTATCACAACAGTATTGGCAAAGAAAGGTCTTTCAGAATTGCGTTCATTCGACTCAATCGACAACGCTCCTGAAGAAAAAGAAAGAGGTATCACTATCAACACTTCTCACGTAGAGTATTCGACTGCAAACCGTCACTATGCTCACGTAGACTGTCCGGGTCACGCCGACTACGTAAAGAACATGGTAACTGGTGCTGCTCAGATGGACGGTGCTATCATCGTAGTTGCTGCTACTGATGGTCCTATGCCTCAGACTCGCGAGCACATCTTGTTGGCTCGTCAGGTAAACGTTCCGAGATTGGTTGTTTTCATGAACAAATGTGACATGGTGGACGACGAAGAAATGTTGGAACTGGTTGAAATGGAAATGAGAGAACTTCTTTCATTCTATGATTTCGATGGTGATAACACTCCGATCATTCGTGGTTCTGCTTTGGGTGCTTTGAATGGCGATCCGAAATGGGAAGAAAAAGTAATGGAACTGATGGAAGCTTGCGATACTTGGATTCCGCTGCCTCCGCGTGAAGTTGACAAGCCTTTCTTGATGCCTATCGAAGACGTATTCTCTATTACTGGTCGTGGTACAGTTGCTACTGGTCGTATCGAAACTGGTATTGTAAAAGTTGGTGATGAAGTTCAGATCATCGGTTTGGGTGCTGACGGAAAGAAATCTGTTGTTACAGGTGTTGAAATGTTCCGTAAGTTACTGGATCAGGGTGAAGCTGGTGACAACGTTGGTTTGTTGCTTCGCGGTATCGACAAGAACGAAATCAAACGTGGTATGGTAATCTGCCACCCGGGTCAGGTAAAAGAACATTCTCGTTTCAAAGCTGAGGTTTATATCTTGAAGAAAGAAGAAGGTGGTCGTCACACTCCGTTCCACAACAAATATCGTCCTCAGTTCTATATCCGTACATTGGACGTAACTGGTGAAATCACTCTTCCGGAAGGAACTGAAATGGTAATGCCTGGTGATAACGTTACAATTGACGTTGAACTGATCTATCCGGTAGCTTGTAATGTAGGTCTTCGTTTCGCTATCCGCGAAGGTGGTCGTACAGTAGGTGCTGGTCAGATCACAGAATTAGAAAACTAA
- the mnmA gene encoding tRNA 2-thiouridine(34) synthase MnmA — translation MEIAALVSGGVDSSVVVHQLKEAGYDPTIFYIRIGMEDKDGYIDCPAEEDIEITSYIAKKYGCRFEIVSLHDEYWDRVVSYTIDSVKRGLTPNPDMMCNKYIKFGCFEEKWGKDFDKIATGHYATTTEIDGKVWLSTAKDPVKDQTDFLGQITRLQIQKLMFPIGHLMKSEVRAIAEQQKLPSAKRKDSQGICFLGKINYNDFIERYLGKRTGKIVELETGKVLGKHNGYWFHTIGQRKGLGLSGGPWFVIKKDIKRNIIYVSNGYDPETQYGKIINMHGFDFITEDPWGEFADEKEITFKIRHTPDFTHGRIRRIGDLYRIESDNKIQGIAPGQYGVVYDKDHRLCLGSGMIIDEEK, via the coding sequence ATGGAAATCGCAGCATTAGTTTCGGGAGGAGTAGATAGCTCCGTAGTCGTCCACCAGTTGAAAGAGGCAGGATACGATCCTACCATTTTCTATATCCGTATCGGCATGGAAGATAAAGACGGATATATAGACTGCCCTGCCGAAGAAGATATTGAAATCACCTCTTATATCGCCAAGAAGTACGGTTGCCGGTTTGAAATCGTCTCCTTGCACGACGAATATTGGGATCGTGTCGTGAGCTACACCATTGATTCCGTAAAACGCGGACTCACCCCCAACCCGGATATGATGTGCAATAAATATATCAAATTCGGCTGCTTCGAAGAGAAATGGGGAAAGGATTTCGATAAAATAGCGACCGGTCATTACGCCACGACAACCGAGATAGACGGTAAAGTATGGCTTTCCACCGCCAAGGATCCGGTAAAAGATCAGACCGACTTCCTCGGCCAAATCACTCGTTTGCAAATACAGAAATTAATGTTCCCGATCGGACATCTCATGAAAAGCGAAGTCCGAGCTATAGCCGAACAACAAAAACTGCCGAGTGCCAAACGGAAAGACAGCCAGGGAATCTGCTTCTTAGGCAAGATCAACTATAATGATTTCATCGAACGCTACCTGGGCAAACGAACCGGAAAGATCGTCGAACTGGAAACAGGCAAGGTGTTAGGCAAACACAACGGCTACTGGTTCCACACCATCGGACAGCGTAAGGGTTTAGGCTTGAGCGGAGGACCGTGGTTCGTTATCAAAAAGGACATCAAGCGGAACATTATCTATGTTTCCAACGGTTATGATCCGGAAACACAGTACGGCAAGATTATCAACATGCACGGCTTCGACTTTATCACCGAAGACCCATGGGGAGAATTTGCGGACGAGAAAGAGATCACTTTCAAGATCCGTCACACACCGGACTTCACACACGGCCGCATCCGTCGCATCGGAGACTTATACCGCATCGAATCCGACAACAAAATCCAAGGAATCGCCCCCGGACAGTACGGAGTAGTCTACGACAAAGACCATCGTCTTTGCCTCGGCAGTGGCATGATTATTGATGAAGAGAAATAG
- the secE gene encoding preprotein translocase subunit SecE, producing MKKIINYIKESYNELVYKVSWPTRTELSNSAVVVMFASLIIAALIFVIDLGFEGVMRFFYEKIF from the coding sequence ATGAAAAAGATAATTAATTATATTAAGGAATCTTATAACGAACTTGTTTATAAAGTTTCTTGGCCTACGAGAACAGAGCTTTCCAATAGTGCTGTGGTTGTTATGTTTGCTTCCCTTATAATTGCGGCATTAATCTTTGTTATTGATTTAGGCTTTGAGGGCGTGATGCGTTTCTTCTACGAGAAAATCTTTTAA
- a CDS encoding ribose-phosphate pyrophosphokinase, which yields MSAQTPFLVFSGTNSRYLAEKICNSLGCPLGQMNIQHFADGEFAVSYEESIRGRDVFLVQSTFPNSDNLMELLLMIDAAKRASAHSVIAVIPYFGWARQDRKDKPRVSIGAKLIADMLSTAGIDRLITMDLHADQIQGFFNVPVDHLYASSIFLDYIKTSLPLDNLCIATPDVGGTKRASSYSKYLGLPMVICHKSRLRANEVAEMRIIGDVKGLDVLLIDDMVDTAGTITKAANLMLENGAKSVRAIASHAVMSDPASTRVDQSALTEMIFTDSIPYAKKCEKVKVLSVADMFAEAIRRVCSGESISSLYTI from the coding sequence ATGAGTGCACAAACTCCTTTCTTGGTGTTTTCGGGAACTAACTCCCGGTATCTTGCAGAGAAAATTTGCAATAGTCTTGGTTGTCCGCTGGGACAGATGAACATTCAACACTTTGCCGATGGTGAATTTGCCGTCTCTTATGAAGAGTCGATTCGCGGTCGCGATGTATTCCTGGTACAATCAACGTTTCCTAACTCTGATAATCTGATGGAGCTTCTCCTGATGATCGATGCTGCCAAGCGTGCTTCAGCACACTCTGTAATCGCAGTTATTCCTTATTTCGGTTGGGCACGTCAGGATAGAAAAGATAAACCGCGTGTTTCTATCGGGGCCAAACTGATCGCAGACATGCTGAGTACTGCCGGTATCGACCGCTTGATTACGATGGACCTGCATGCCGATCAGATTCAGGGATTCTTTAATGTTCCGGTCGACCACTTGTATGCTTCTTCCATTTTCCTGGATTACATCAAAACATCATTGCCTCTGGATAACCTGTGTATCGCTACACCGGATGTTGGAGGAACTAAACGTGCCAGCAGTTATTCCAAATACCTGGGTTTGCCGATGGTTATTTGCCACAAGTCACGTCTGCGTGCCAATGAAGTGGCCGAAATGCGTATCATCGGTGATGTGAAAGGTTTGGATGTACTTTTGATCGACGATATGGTGGATACGGCCGGTACTATTACGAAGGCTGCCAACCTGATGCTCGAAAACGGTGCTAAATCCGTGCGTGCCATCGCCAGTCATGCCGTTATGTCCGACCCGGCTTCTACACGTGTAGACCAGTCTGCTTTGACTGAAATGATCTTTACGGATTCTATCCCTTATGCAAAGAAATGCGAAAAGGTGAAAGTGTTGTCTGTTGCCGATATGTTTGCCGAAGCCATCCGTCGTGTTTGTAGCGGTGAATCTATCAGTTCTCTGTATACTATTTAA
- the rplJ gene encoding 50S ribosomal protein L10, whose product MKKEDKGLIIGQLTEIVKEYPNFYLTDIEALDAEKTSKLRRECFKKEIKLVVVKNNLLKKALENVEGDFSPLQVAMKGNTAVMFSQTANAPARLIKEFTKDAKKDAPVKPELKAAYVQESFYIGAENLEALVNIKSKNELIGDVIMLLQSPAKNVISALQSSGQTIHGLLKTLEER is encoded by the coding sequence ATGAAAAAGGAAGATAAAGGCTTAATTATAGGTCAACTGACTGAGATCGTAAAGGAATATCCTAACTTTTATTTGACTGACATCGAAGCATTGGATGCTGAGAAAACCAGCAAATTGAGACGGGAATGTTTCAAGAAAGAGATCAAGTTGGTTGTTGTAAAGAATAACTTGCTTAAAAAGGCATTGGAAAATGTAGAAGGTGATTTCTCACCTCTGCAGGTTGCAATGAAAGGCAATACAGCTGTGATGTTCTCACAGACTGCTAATGCTCCCGCTCGTCTGATTAAGGAATTTACTAAAGATGCTAAAAAGGATGCTCCTGTTAAGCCGGAATTGAAAGCTGCCTATGTACAGGAAAGTTTCTATATCGGTGCAGAAAATCTCGAAGCCTTGGTAAATATCAAGAGCAAAAACGAACTTATCGGAGATGTTATTATGTTGTTGCAATCTCCGGCGAAGAACGTTATCTCTGCTCTTCAGTCATCAGGACAAACTATCCATGGTCTGTTGAAGACTCTGGAAGAAAGATAA
- a CDS encoding tyrosine recombinase XerC, translated as MLIDSFLDYLRYERNYSEYTINAYFKDLQQFEDFVKEKKEGIFVPEEVDTDIVRNWIISLLDNKISPVSVNRKLSSLKSFFKFLMKQGFVSVNPLRFVTGPKTKKPLPTFVKEKDMEELLDGDGFDEDFEGVRDRLVLEMLYDTGVRRSELVGLQDTDIDYDAMLIRVTGKRNKQRLIPFAERLKNLMLAYTEVRNREVDAGCGWFFVRKNGEQLSTGILYTIVKKRLSDIPTLAKCSPHVLRHSFATSMLNNGAELNAVKELLGHSSLASTSIYTHTTFEELKKVYHAHPRAQKEGGLL; from the coding sequence GTGCTGATTGATTCATTTTTAGATTATCTTCGGTATGAGCGGAATTATTCCGAATATACGATTAATGCTTATTTCAAAGATTTACAGCAGTTTGAAGATTTTGTAAAAGAGAAGAAGGAAGGCATATTTGTGCCGGAGGAAGTTGATACGGATATTGTACGGAATTGGATTATATCTTTGTTGGATAATAAGATTTCGCCCGTATCTGTCAACCGGAAGTTGAGTTCTTTGAAATCTTTTTTTAAATTCCTTATGAAGCAGGGATTCGTTTCTGTAAACCCGTTACGGTTTGTGACCGGTCCGAAAACAAAGAAACCGTTACCTACTTTTGTAAAAGAAAAGGATATGGAAGAGTTGTTGGATGGAGACGGGTTTGATGAGGATTTTGAAGGGGTGAGGGATCGTCTGGTACTTGAAATGCTGTATGATACCGGGGTGAGACGTTCGGAGTTGGTCGGTTTACAAGATACCGATATAGACTACGATGCTATGCTGATCAGGGTGACAGGTAAGCGTAACAAGCAGCGGCTGATTCCTTTTGCAGAAAGATTAAAAAACTTGATGCTTGCATACACTGAAGTCCGAAATCGTGAAGTTGACGCAGGATGCGGATGGTTCTTTGTCCGGAAGAATGGAGAACAATTGTCTACGGGTATTCTTTATACGATAGTAAAAAAGAGGCTTTCGGACATTCCGACATTGGCAAAATGCAGTCCCCACGTATTAAGACATTCGTTTGCAACAAGTATGTTGAATAATGGAGCGGAGTTGAACGCCGTGAAAGAGTTACTCGGTCATAGCAGTCTGGCTTCTACCAGTATTTACACACATACAACCTTTGAGGAATTAAAAAAAGTGTATCATGCTCATCCAAGAGCACAAAAAGAAGGAGGTTTATTATGA
- the hpf gene encoding ribosome hibernation-promoting factor, HPF/YfiA family, translating to MNIRIQAIHFDATDQLEAFIQKKVAKLEQYFDGIISAEVSLKVVKPESAKNKEAAIRLIIKNGDCFAEKVNDTFEESIDECVEALEKQLVKFKEKIRAK from the coding sequence ATGAACATTAGAATTCAAGCAATCCATTTTGATGCAACTGATCAATTAGAAGCGTTTATTCAGAAGAAAGTGGCTAAGTTGGAACAGTATTTCGACGGCATTATATCGGCAGAAGTTAGTTTGAAGGTTGTAAAACCAGAATCTGCAAAGAATAAAGAAGCTGCTATTCGGTTGATTATTAAAAACGGAGATTGTTTTGCCGAAAAGGTAAATGATACCTTTGAAGAATCAATTGACGAATGCGTAGAAGCATTGGAGAAACAGTTAGTTAAATTCAAAGAAAAAATCAGAGCCAAATAA
- a CDS encoding alpha-amylase family protein: MKQANKMVIYQVFPRWFGNMKSSLVKNGSKVENGVGKFSDFTPVALSKIKELGTTHIWYTGVIEHATNTDYTAYQIRRDHAAVVKGNAGSPYAIKDYYDIDPDLADNVPDRMKEFESLVRRTHEAGMKVIIDFVPNHVARQYYSDAKMAYVEDLGQKDNTSKAFDPNNNFYYIPGQTLCLQFGAQQEDFEYSEFPAKVTGNDCFSTCPGQNDWYETVKLNYGVDYVNGRTLHFDPVPNTWAKMLDILLFWAEKGIDGFRCDMAEMVPVEFWNWVIPKVKQAYDVCFIAEVYNPAEYRNYIWNGHFDYLYDKVGLYDTVRAVMCNQAPASNISGCWQSLEGIQHNMLNFLENHDEQRIASYFFAGDPRPGIPGMIVSAMMNTNPVMIYSGQELGEPGMDDEGFSGRDGRTTIFDYWSLASLRNWINEGAFDGGKLTAEQRQLREVYAKILNISKSERVITEGVFYDLMYANLSNPYFNSHRQFVFMRKYQNEVLLVVVNFDKAEQTVRIQIPDEAFKALDFGDNKAAVQTDLMTGENCISTLTAAWPYQVVIPAYSGRLLKFTY, translated from the coding sequence ATGAAACAGGCAAATAAGATGGTAATATATCAGGTCTTTCCACGTTGGTTTGGAAATATGAAATCATCCCTGGTGAAGAATGGAAGTAAAGTTGAAAACGGAGTAGGAAAGTTTTCGGACTTTACGCCGGTTGCTTTGTCCAAGATTAAGGAGTTGGGAACCACCCATATCTGGTATACCGGAGTGATCGAACATGCAACGAATACTGATTATACGGCTTACCAGATACGAAGAGACCATGCGGCAGTCGTAAAGGGGAATGCCGGCTCGCCTTATGCGATCAAAGATTATTATGATATAGACCCGGACCTGGCCGATAATGTGCCTGACCGTATGAAAGAATTCGAATCGCTGGTCAGAAGGACGCATGAAGCCGGAATGAAAGTAATCATCGATTTCGTACCTAATCATGTGGCCCGCCAGTATTATTCGGATGCCAAGATGGCATATGTGGAAGACTTGGGGCAAAAAGACAATACTTCGAAAGCTTTCGATCCTAATAATAATTTCTATTATATACCGGGGCAGACTTTGTGTCTGCAATTCGGTGCTCAGCAGGAAGATTTTGAATATAGTGAATTTCCGGCGAAAGTCACGGGGAATGATTGCTTCAGTACCTGTCCCGGACAAAACGACTGGTATGAGACGGTCAAGTTGAATTATGGTGTTGATTATGTGAACGGCCGTACCCTGCATTTTGATCCGGTTCCCAATACATGGGCGAAGATGCTGGATATCCTGCTTTTCTGGGCGGAAAAAGGGATAGACGGTTTCCGGTGCGATATGGCGGAAATGGTTCCGGTTGAATTCTGGAACTGGGTGATCCCGAAGGTGAAACAGGCTTATGATGTTTGTTTTATTGCCGAAGTTTATAATCCGGCAGAATATCGCAATTATATCTGGAACGGACATTTTGATTATTTGTATGATAAGGTCGGACTGTACGATACGGTACGGGCGGTCATGTGTAACCAGGCTCCGGCAAGCAATATCTCCGGATGCTGGCAGTCACTCGAAGGCATCCAGCATAATATGTTGAACTTCCTTGAAAACCATGACGAGCAGCGTATCGCTTCTTACTTCTTTGCCGGTGATCCGCGTCCGGGAATTCCGGGGATGATCGTGTCGGCTATGATGAATACCAATCCGGTGATGATCTACAGCGGACAGGAGTTAGGAGAGCCGGGAATGGACGATGAAGGGTTCAGCGGACGTGATGGGCGCACGACGATTTTTGATTACTGGAGTCTTGCCAGCTTGCGTAACTGGATAAACGAGGGAGCTTTCGATGGCGGCAAACTGACTGCCGAACAACGGCAGTTGCGCGAGGTGTACGCAAAGATCTTGAATATATCAAAGTCCGAACGGGTTATCACGGAAGGAGTTTTCTATGATTTGATGTATGCAAACCTGAGCAATCCGTATTTTAATTCACACCGTCAATTCGTGTTCATGCGTAAATATCAGAATGAAGTGTTGTTAGTGGTGGTCAACTTTGACAAGGCAGAGCAGACGGTACGCATCCAAATTCCTGACGAGGCATTCAAGGCACTTGATTTCGGGGACAACAAAGCTGCCGTACAGACCGATCTGATGACTGGAGAGAACTGTATCAGCACATTGACGGCTGCTTGGCCCTATCAGGTCGTTATACCTGCTTATTCCGGTCGTTTACTGAAGTTTACATATTGA
- the nusG gene encoding transcription termination/antitermination protein NusG, translating to MSDIQKKFYVLRAISGKENKVREYLEAELKNTDLGEYVSQVLIPTEKTFTVRNGKKVMKERAYLPGYVLVEAALVGEVAHRLRNIPNVIGFLGGSDNPVPLRPAEVSRILGTVDELQEQQDDLDIQFYVGENVKITFGPFNGFTGVIEEVNAEKKKLKVMVKVFGRKTPLELGYMQVEKE from the coding sequence ATGTCTGATATTCAAAAGAAATTTTATGTTCTGCGTGCTATTAGTGGCAAGGAGAATAAAGTCAGAGAGTATCTTGAGGCTGAGTTGAAGAATACTGACTTAGGTGAGTATGTGTCACAGGTCTTGATTCCTACTGAAAAGACTTTTACGGTACGTAATGGTAAGAAGGTGATGAAAGAACGCGCTTACTTGCCTGGATACGTTTTGGTAGAAGCCGCTTTGGTTGGAGAAGTCGCTCATCGATTGAGAAACATTCCTAACGTAATCGGTTTTTTGGGTGGATCGGATAATCCCGTTCCCTTGCGCCCGGCAGAAGTTAGTCGTATTTTAGGTACGGTTGATGAATTGCAGGAACAGCAGGATGACCTAGATATTCAGTTTTATGTTGGTGAGAATGTGAAAATCACTTTTGGACCCTTTAATGGCTTCACTGGTGTGATTGAGGAGGTCAATGCCGAGAAAAAGAAACTTAAAGTGATGGTAAAAGTTTTCGGACGTAAAACACCGCTTGAGTTGGGTTATATGCAAGTGGAGAAGGAATAA
- the mtnA gene encoding S-methyl-5-thioribose-1-phosphate isomerase has translation MNVDITDLKTVRLSQDGSAVIILDQTCLPGSEVYVSLSSAEEIWEAIYRLKVRGAPAIGIAAAYGIYVCSRQIAANTYGGFCSEFLRIKDYLASSRPTAVNLVAALDRMEKVVVAHSVNPVPEIVELLRVEAEAIRAEDAAACRKIGENCLSLLRPGMGILTHCNAGHLAVSEYGTALAPVYLGEERGYGFKVFADETRPLLQGARLTAYELQKVGVDVTLICDNMASTVMRKGWVQAVVVGCDRVAANGDTANKIGTSGVAILARYYGIPFYVLGPTSTIDLNCPDGDSIVIEERNPKEITDMWYASRMAPEGVKAYNPAFDVTPHDLITAIITEKGIAYPPFRLEDF, from the coding sequence ATGAATGTAGACATAACAGATTTAAAGACGGTCCGTTTGAGTCAGGACGGGAGTGCTGTGATTATCTTGGACCAGACCTGCTTGCCGGGATCTGAAGTCTATGTTTCCCTTTCTTCTGCAGAAGAGATTTGGGAGGCTATATATAGATTAAAGGTGCGCGGGGCGCCGGCTATCGGGATAGCTGCTGCCTATGGCATTTATGTTTGTAGCCGACAGATTGCGGCAAACACTTATGGTGGTTTTTGCAGTGAGTTTCTCCGAATCAAGGATTATCTGGCATCTTCTCGCCCTACTGCGGTCAACTTGGTTGCGGCTTTGGACCGGATGGAAAAAGTTGTGGTCGCCCATTCTGTGAATCCTGTTCCGGAAATAGTGGAACTGTTGCGTGTCGAGGCGGAGGCGATCCGGGCGGAAGATGCGGCTGCTTGCCGTAAGATAGGAGAGAACTGCTTGTCCTTGTTGCGCCCGGGAATGGGAATCCTGACACATTGCAATGCCGGTCATTTGGCGGTATCGGAATATGGAACGGCTCTCGCTCCGGTTTATTTAGGAGAAGAACGTGGATATGGCTTTAAGGTGTTTGCCGATGAAACGCGTCCGCTGTTGCAGGGTGCACGCCTGACGGCCTACGAATTGCAGAAGGTGGGTGTGGATGTTACCTTGATTTGTGATAATATGGCGTCGACCGTCATGCGGAAAGGCTGGGTACAGGCTGTCGTGGTCGGTTGCGACCGGGTCGCGGCAAATGGCGATACGGCTAATAAGATCGGGACTTCGGGAGTGGCGATCCTGGCTCGTTATTACGGTATTCCTTTTTATGTGTTAGGTCCGACATCCACTATTGATTTGAATTGTCCGGATGGGGATTCGATCGTGATAGAAGAACGGAATCCCAAGGAAATTACGGATATGTGGTATGCTTCGCGGATGGCTCCTGAAGGGGTGAAAGCTTATAATCCGGCTTTTGATGTAACTCCTCACGACTTGATAACTGCGATTATAACCGAAAAAGGTATTGCTTATCCTCCTTTCCGTCTGGAGGATTTCTGA
- the rpsU gene encoding 30S ribosomal protein S21, which produces MIVVPLKEGENIEKALKKFKRKFEKTGVVKELRNRQAFEKPSVAKRKQTMRAVYVQQLQQVEE; this is translated from the coding sequence ATGATCGTAGTTCCATTAAAAGAAGGCGAAAACATTGAAAAAGCGCTGAAGAAATTCAAAAGAAAGTTCGAAAAAACAGGTGTAGTAAAAGAATTGAGAAACCGTCAGGCTTTCGAAAAACCCTCTGTAGCAAAGAGAAAACAAACTATGCGTGCTGTTTACGTTCAGCAATTACAGCAGGTAGAAGAATAA